The following proteins are encoded in a genomic region of Gemmatimonadota bacterium:
- a CDS encoding GTPase domain-containing protein — protein MSLVNYASREITCKIVYYGPGRSGKTTNLHYIYGQVPADRKGQMVSLATQTDRTLFFDFLPLDLGTISGFSTRFQLYTVPGQVYYQTTRKLVLQGADGVVFVADSQARQMDENIESMQDMHANLAEYGIDARTMPLVLQYNKQDLPPEVLLTVPELDDQLNFRGVPSFGADALHGPGVFETLRAVSEQVLRKLSAAGGGRF, from the coding sequence GTGAGCCTGGTCAACTACGCGTCGCGCGAAATCACGTGCAAAATCGTCTACTACGGCCCTGGAAGGTCCGGAAAGACGACGAATCTGCACTACATTTATGGGCAGGTACCGGCTGACCGCAAAGGACAGATGGTGTCCCTGGCCACGCAGACCGATCGTACGCTGTTCTTTGATTTTCTGCCGCTCGACCTCGGCACCATTTCCGGTTTTTCAACGCGGTTTCAATTGTATACAGTGCCCGGCCAAGTGTATTACCAGACCACCCGCAAGCTCGTGCTGCAAGGCGCGGACGGAGTAGTGTTTGTGGCCGACAGCCAGGCGCGGCAAATGGATGAGAATATTGAGTCGATGCAGGACATGCACGCGAATCTGGCGGAATACGGCATTGATGCGCGCACGATGCCGCTGGTGCTGCAGTACAACAAACAGGATCTGCCGCCAGAGGTGCTGTTGACGGTGCCCGAGCTCGATGACCAGCTGAACTTTCGTGGCGTGCCGAGTTTTGGGGCGGATGCGTTGCATGGCCCCGGCGTATTCGAAACGTTGCGTGCCGTGTCGGAACAGGTGCTGCGCAAGTTGAGCGCGGCGGGTGGGGGGCGCTTCTAG
- a CDS encoding tetratricopeptide repeat protein, whose protein sequence is MASDDIRALSDALAADPSSTVFLQLGETLRRRGQLDVALKVATRGAERHQQRPDAHDLLARIAIDMGDFARARAEWEFVLHLSPSDAAAQKGLGFLCFQQGEFEHAALWLAAALAADPSDHSLAAALATVRATIAAGEATADTTGNAASDASGDNASALPDGAWETAPTVRASAQVSDARALFDAVIGDQPQTVLLIDRDGFVVAGQYVTADGRDLGADLGAQLSGISDEAARAVRHLGLGAWHQIVFESEAASVAMAPSVDGVLLVASPRSVPLGYVRRLLERSLERVGRWLETGT, encoded by the coding sequence ATGGCGTCTGACGACATCCGCGCGCTGAGCGACGCGCTGGCGGCTGACCCGTCGAGCACGGTCTTCCTGCAGTTAGGGGAGACGTTGCGCCGTCGGGGACAGTTGGACGTAGCCCTCAAGGTGGCGACGCGCGGGGCTGAGCGGCATCAACAGCGTCCGGATGCACACGACCTTCTGGCGCGCATTGCCATTGATATGGGCGACTTCGCGCGCGCGCGCGCCGAGTGGGAGTTTGTGTTGCACCTCTCGCCGAGCGATGCTGCGGCGCAGAAGGGCCTTGGGTTCCTCTGCTTCCAACAGGGCGAATTCGAACATGCGGCGCTCTGGCTCGCCGCCGCGCTTGCCGCCGATCCGAGCGATCACTCGCTCGCGGCGGCGCTCGCGACCGTGCGCGCGACCATCGCGGCGGGCGAGGCGACAGCGGATACGACGGGCAATGCGGCGAGCGATGCGTCGGGCGACAACGCGTCGGCCCTACCGGATGGCGCGTGGGAGACCGCGCCGACAGTCAGGGCGAGCGCGCAAGTCTCTGACGCCCGCGCCCTCTTCGACGCGGTGATCGGGGACCAACCGCAGACCGTGCTGCTGATTGATCGCGACGGGTTCGTGGTGGCGGGGCAGTATGTGACCGCCGACGGCCGCGATCTCGGGGCAGATTTAGGCGCGCAGTTGTCCGGCATCAGCGACGAGGCCGCGCGCGCGGTACGGCACCTTGGACTTGGCGCGTGGCACCAGATCGTCTTTGAGTCGGAGGCGGCCAGTGTCGCGATGGCGCCGAGTGTGGATGGCGTGTTGCTCGTGGCATCGCCGCGCAGCGTGCCCTTGGGCTACGTGCGACGTCTCCTCGAGCGTTCGCTTGAGCGCGTGGGACGCTGGCTGGAGACGGGGACGTGA
- a CDS encoding DUF4388 domain-containing protein: MAIEGPLKELGVHDVFQLLDLSRKTGTLAVTSELRDNEGTVLFARGRVVGATIRSNPHRIGELLLRAGKVTKADIENARLAQADAGDDRRLGEILVESGALSSKELERQMRLQIEAVVFELLSWGEGFFRFEEGPVGAGSTVEIGTESLMMEGARRIDEWSRISDRVPSLSAVPTFAPVADDGGPQLDLLPSEWEVLTRIDGEHDLRSIAAELSRSDFEVAKVVYGLVTTGVVELRMASGASVQPVERVQTPLMTPVVTAAVTPVVTAAVTPVVTAAVTPLVSAAGQRSPADDLTLGFSLLRQADFRGAADAWSRVLAERPLHQQADEIRDGMNAAARLQAMLEKWHGV; the protein is encoded by the coding sequence AGACGGGAACGTTGGCCGTGACCTCGGAGCTGCGCGACAACGAAGGGACGGTCCTCTTCGCGCGTGGTCGTGTGGTGGGCGCCACGATTCGCAGTAATCCGCACCGCATTGGCGAACTGCTGCTGCGCGCGGGCAAGGTGACGAAGGCCGACATCGAAAATGCCCGGTTGGCGCAGGCGGATGCCGGTGACGACCGACGACTCGGTGAGATTCTCGTGGAGTCTGGCGCGCTGTCGAGCAAAGAACTCGAGCGGCAGATGCGATTGCAGATTGAGGCGGTGGTGTTTGAGCTGTTGTCGTGGGGGGAAGGGTTCTTCCGCTTTGAAGAAGGGCCGGTGGGCGCCGGCTCGACGGTGGAGATCGGCACCGAGTCGTTGATGATGGAAGGAGCGCGCCGGATTGATGAATGGTCGCGCATTTCGGATCGTGTGCCGAGTCTGTCTGCGGTGCCGACGTTTGCGCCGGTCGCGGATGACGGTGGACCTCAGCTCGACCTGTTGCCGAGCGAGTGGGAGGTGCTCACGCGGATTGACGGTGAGCACGATCTCCGGTCGATTGCTGCGGAATTGAGCCGCAGCGACTTTGAAGTGGCCAAGGTGGTGTACGGGCTCGTGACCACCGGCGTCGTGGAACTGCGGATGGCGAGCGGGGCATCGGTGCAGCCGGTGGAGCGCGTGCAGACTCCACTGATGACGCCTGTGGTCACTGCGGCTGTGACGCCTGTGGTGACTGCGGCCGTGACGCCTGTGGTCACTGCGGCGGTGACGCCACTGGTTTCTGCGGCCGGTCAACGGTCGCCAGCCGACGACCTGACGCTGGGCTTTTCGTTGCTCCGTCAGGCAGATTTCCGTGGTGCCGCGGACGCGTGGTCGCGCGTGCTGGCTGAACGTCCGTTGCACCAACAGGCCGACGAGATTCGTGACGGGATGAACGCCGCCGCGCGTCTACAGGCAATGCTGGAGAAGTGGCATGGCGTCTGA